A portion of the Oncorhynchus nerka isolate Pitt River linkage group LG27, Oner_Uvic_2.0, whole genome shotgun sequence genome contains these proteins:
- the LOC115112105 gene encoding probable RNA polymerase II nuclear localization protein SLC7A6OS codes for MDPSTTILRVKRKRGTDPADALLLACKRIRPETTSQTAGETVPEPDDAEVENSVFKLVATVASQDAPVQTQVREALARPRMAHALRPSGSSQRIVGDLRSVKWSTRREERYRILSSHRAGMPAEQSPSTQPEPTEEPGKNAWSLGEVQVFDIIQEDGDQDKAPSKLLTPDPETILCNSMKMLREKLSVSGEGVGVEHREREDDYVYDLYYQETVAAGWIQDILSVRPYSDEGELVPDLVVNEEVYEDENEEGNWRNDYPDEDGSDREERYGGSWEEHSYSRRSWDQYQGEVMQELDDDDNGDKDDSD; via the exons ATGGATCCAAGCACCACTATTCTCCGGGTGAAAAGAAAGAGAGGAACTGACCCTGCCGATGCGTTGCTGCTTGCCTGTAAACGTATTCGACCAGAGACCACATCCCAGACCGCTGGGGAAACTGTGCCTGAGCCCGATGATGCAGAGGTTGAGAATTCAGTCTTCAAACTCGTGGCAACCGTAGCGTCACAG GATGCCCCAGTCCAGACACAGGTTCGTGAAGCACTGGCCCGCCCCCGCATGGCCCATGCCCTGCGCCCCTCAGGCAGCTCCCAGAGGATTGTGGGAGATCTGCGGAGCGTAAAGTGGAGCACCAGGCGGGAGGAGCGATACAGGATCCTCTCCAGCCATCGAGCAGGGATGCCTGCAGAACAGTCCCcctcaacacagccagagcccacAGAGGAGCCAGGCAAAAATGCCTGGAGCCTGGGTGAAGTTCAGGTGTTTGACATCATCCAGGAAGATGGGGACCAGGATAAAGCTCCTAGCAAG TTGCTGACCCCTGACCCAGAGACTATCCTGTGTAACTCGATGAAAATGCTCCGTGAGAAGCTGAGTGTGTCTGGAGAGGGTGTGGGTGTTGAGCATCGTGAACGGGAGGATGACTACGTGTATGACCTTTACTACCAGGAAACAGTCGCTGCAGGCTGGATCCAGGACATCCTGTCCGTCAGGCCCTACTCAGACGAGGGAGAGTTG GTGCCTGACTTGGTGGTGAATGAGGAAGTGTATGAGGATGAGAATGAAGAGGGGAACTGGAGGAATGACTACCCAGATGAGGATGGCAGTGACAGAGAGGAGCGCTATGGAG GGTCCTGGGAAGAGCACTCGTACAGTCGGAGATCCTGGGACCAATACCAGGGCGAGGTGATGCAGGAGttagatgatgatgataatggagACAAGGATGACTCTGACTGA
- the LOC115112522 gene encoding adhesion G-protein coupled receptor G1-like isoform X1, whose amino-acid sequence MTRMPIPNFYRWSVNSSNKAEERTNSGHRVHIPAHVLQRSKRNDSNSTDYVQITMAVLNSSLFKLSPVRGSRSGEVLGQSVLAVRVGDHSVSDLDQPVRIAFRNTNVTERGTCVFWKDSENKNGEGDWSSEGYITTLIHGEFVCSCNHLSFFAVLVNSKLSVDPVNAANLGYISYIGSSFSVIFTTVTLAMYTCLRKGHSEQSISIHV is encoded by the exons ATGACCAGAATGCCCAtcccaaacttctacagatggtCTGTCAACTCATCCAATAAG GCAGAAGAGCGCACGAATTCTGGACACAGAGTGCACATTCCTGCACATGTTCTCCAGAGAAGCAAGAGGAACGACTCTAATAGCACTGACTATGTGCAAATTACAATGGCTGTACTCAACAGCTCTCTATTCAAG CTTAGTCCGGTTCGAGGCTCTAGATCAGGGGAAGTCCTGGGGCAGTCTGTGCTGGCTGTGAGGGTGGGGGACCACAGTGTGAGTGACCTTGACCAGCCTGTCAGAATCGCCTTCAGAAACACAAATGTG ACTGAGAGAGGGACTTGTGTTTTCTGGAAGGACTCGGAAAATAAGAATGGCGAAG GGGACTGGAGCTCAGAGGGTTATATTACCACCCTCATTCACGGAGAGTTTGTGTGCAGCTGTAACCATCTCAGCTTCTTTGCAGTGCTCGTG AACTCAAAGTTGTCGGTAGACCCTGTGAATGCTGCCAACCTCGGCTACATCTCCTACATTGGTTCATCATTCTCCGTGATTTTCACCACAGTAACCCTTGCCATGTACACTTGTCTTAG GAAGGGGCATTCTGAACAGTCAATATCTATTCATGTGTAG
- the LOC115112522 gene encoding adhesion G-protein coupled receptor G1-like isoform X2 yields MTRMPIPNFYRWSVNSSNKAEERTNSGHRVHIPAHVLQRSKRNDSNSTDYVQITMAVLNSSLFKLSPVRGSRSGEVLGQSVLAVRVGDHSVSDLDQPVRIAFRNTNVTERGTCVFWKDSENKNGEGDWSSEGYITTLIHGEFVCSCNHLSFFAVLVNSKLSVDPVNAANLGYISYIGSSFSVIFTTVTLAMYTCLS; encoded by the exons ATGACCAGAATGCCCAtcccaaacttctacagatggtCTGTCAACTCATCCAATAAG GCAGAAGAGCGCACGAATTCTGGACACAGAGTGCACATTCCTGCACATGTTCTCCAGAGAAGCAAGAGGAACGACTCTAATAGCACTGACTATGTGCAAATTACAATGGCTGTACTCAACAGCTCTCTATTCAAG CTTAGTCCGGTTCGAGGCTCTAGATCAGGGGAAGTCCTGGGGCAGTCTGTGCTGGCTGTGAGGGTGGGGGACCACAGTGTGAGTGACCTTGACCAGCCTGTCAGAATCGCCTTCAGAAACACAAATGTG ACTGAGAGAGGGACTTGTGTTTTCTGGAAGGACTCGGAAAATAAGAATGGCGAAG GGGACTGGAGCTCAGAGGGTTATATTACCACCCTCATTCACGGAGAGTTTGTGTGCAGCTGTAACCATCTCAGCTTCTTTGCAGTGCTCGTG AACTCAAAGTTGTCGGTAGACCCTGTGAATGCTGCCAACCTCGGCTACATCTCCTACATTGGTTCATCATTCTCCGTGATTTTCACCACAGTAACCCTTGCCATGTACACTTGTCTTAG CTGA